One Lepisosteus oculatus isolate fLepOcu1 chromosome 13, fLepOcu1.hap2, whole genome shotgun sequence genomic region harbors:
- the gyg1a gene encoding glycogenin-1a isoform X3 produces the protein MRAVLQKIYDEVRLVDVLDSGDSAHLTLMKRPELGVTLTKLHCWTLTHYSKCVFMDADTMVVSNIDELFEREELSAAPDPGWPDCFNSGVFVFRPSKETYDQLLTFCSEKGSFDGGDQGILNSFFSNWATADISKHLPFIYNLSSIAIYSYLPAFKQYGSNAKVVHFLGRVKPWNYSYDSKTKSVHGDFQESSTLHPDFLAMWWSIFSTSVIPLLTEKGVLKPSETGCQALSDLVCTLALSCGFCSEDAITEGVSQIRVTPSPPPISSEERKQRWEQGQADYMGEDSFENIQKKLDSFLK, from the exons ATGAG GGCAGTGCTTCAGAAGATCTATGATGAGGTTAGGCTAGTGGACGTGTTAGACAGTGGAGATTCTGCGCATTTGACCCTCATGAAGAGACCTGAACTGGGCGTTACTTTGACTAAACTCCACTGCTGGACATTGACGCACTActctaaatgtgtttttatggaTGCAGACACAATG GTTGTATCAAATATCGATGAGCTCTTTGAGCGGGAAGAGTTGTCTGCTGCACCAGATCCTGGCTGGCCAGACTGTTTCAATtctggtgtgtttgtgtttcgGCCCTCTAAGGAAACTTATGATCAACTCTTAACATTCTGTTCAGAGAAGGGGAGTTTTGATG GAGGGGACCAGGGAATTCTGAACAGCTTCTTCAGCAACTGGGCTACAGCAGACATTTCCAAGCATCTTCCCTTTATTTACAATCTAAGCAGTATAGCGATCTACTCTTATCTTCCAGCATTTAAGCA GTATGGTAGCAATGCCAAGGTGGTCCATTTCCTGGGAAGAGTTAAGCCATGGAATTACAGTTATGACTCAAAGACAAAAAGTGTCCATGGTGACTTCCAGGAGTCGTCTACACTCCATCCAGACTTCCTGGCTATGTGGTGGAGCATCTTCTCCACCTCTGTAATCCCCTTGCTTACAGAGAAAGGAGTTTTGAAGCCATCAGAGACTGGATGCCAAGCG CTCTCAGACTTGGTCTGTACTCTGGCATTATCTTGTGGCTTCTGTTCAGAG GATGCAATAACTGAGGGAGTGTCCCAAATTCGAGTCACTCCCTCCCCTCCACCCATTTCCTCCGAGGAACGGAAGCAGAGGTGGGAACAGGGGCAAGCAGACTACATGGGAGAGGACTCTTTTGAAAATATACAGAAGAAGCTCGACTCCTTCTTAAAGTAA
- the gyg1a gene encoding glycogenin-1a isoform X1, translating to MTADQAFVTLVTNDVYCKGALVLGTTLRNHKTSRKLVVLATPQVSQSMRAVLQKIYDEVRLVDVLDSGDSAHLTLMKRPELGVTLTKLHCWTLTHYSKCVFMDADTMVVSNIDELFEREELSAAPDPGWPDCFNSGVFVFRPSKETYDQLLTFCSEKGSFDGGDQGILNSFFSNWATADISKHLPFIYNLSSIAIYSYLPAFKQYGSNAKVVHFLGRVKPWNYSYDSKTKSVHGDFQESSTLHPDFLAMWWSIFSTSVIPLLTEKGVLKPSETGCQALSDLVCTLALSCGFCSEDAITEGVSQIRVTPSPPPISSEERKQRWEQGQADYMGEDSFENIQKKLDSFLK from the exons ATCAAGCCTTCGTTACGTTAGTCACGAATGATGTCTATTGCAAAGGAGCCTTGGTTCTGGGGACAACACTGCGGAACCACAAAACGTCAAGAAAGCTGGTGGTGCTTGCGACTCCTCAGGTGTCTCAGTCCATGAG GGCAGTGCTTCAGAAGATCTATGATGAGGTTAGGCTAGTGGACGTGTTAGACAGTGGAGATTCTGCGCATTTGACCCTCATGAAGAGACCTGAACTGGGCGTTACTTTGACTAAACTCCACTGCTGGACATTGACGCACTActctaaatgtgtttttatggaTGCAGACACAATG GTTGTATCAAATATCGATGAGCTCTTTGAGCGGGAAGAGTTGTCTGCTGCACCAGATCCTGGCTGGCCAGACTGTTTCAATtctggtgtgtttgtgtttcgGCCCTCTAAGGAAACTTATGATCAACTCTTAACATTCTGTTCAGAGAAGGGGAGTTTTGATG GAGGGGACCAGGGAATTCTGAACAGCTTCTTCAGCAACTGGGCTACAGCAGACATTTCCAAGCATCTTCCCTTTATTTACAATCTAAGCAGTATAGCGATCTACTCTTATCTTCCAGCATTTAAGCA GTATGGTAGCAATGCCAAGGTGGTCCATTTCCTGGGAAGAGTTAAGCCATGGAATTACAGTTATGACTCAAAGACAAAAAGTGTCCATGGTGACTTCCAGGAGTCGTCTACACTCCATCCAGACTTCCTGGCTATGTGGTGGAGCATCTTCTCCACCTCTGTAATCCCCTTGCTTACAGAGAAAGGAGTTTTGAAGCCATCAGAGACTGGATGCCAAGCG CTCTCAGACTTGGTCTGTACTCTGGCATTATCTTGTGGCTTCTGTTCAGAG GATGCAATAACTGAGGGAGTGTCCCAAATTCGAGTCACTCCCTCCCCTCCACCCATTTCCTCCGAGGAACGGAAGCAGAGGTGGGAACAGGGGCAAGCAGACTACATGGGAGAGGACTCTTTTGAAAATATACAGAAGAAGCTCGACTCCTTCTTAAAGTAA
- the gyg1a gene encoding glycogenin-1a isoform X2, with amino-acid sequence MTADQAFVTLVTNDVYCKGALVLGTTLRNHKTSRKLVVLATPQVSQSMRAVLQKIYDEVRLVDVLDSGDSAHLTLMKRPELGVTLTKLHCWTLTHYSKCVFMDADTMVVSNIDELFEREELSAAPDPGWPDCFNSGVFVFRPSKETYDQLLTFCSEKGSFDGGDQGILNSFFSNWATADISKHLPFIYNLSSIAIYSYLPAFKQYGSNAKVVHFLGRVKPWNYSYDSKTKSVHGDFQESSTLHPDFLAMWWSIFSTSVIPLLTEKGVLKPSETGCQADAITEGVSQIRVTPSPPPISSEERKQRWEQGQADYMGEDSFENIQKKLDSFLK; translated from the exons ATCAAGCCTTCGTTACGTTAGTCACGAATGATGTCTATTGCAAAGGAGCCTTGGTTCTGGGGACAACACTGCGGAACCACAAAACGTCAAGAAAGCTGGTGGTGCTTGCGACTCCTCAGGTGTCTCAGTCCATGAG GGCAGTGCTTCAGAAGATCTATGATGAGGTTAGGCTAGTGGACGTGTTAGACAGTGGAGATTCTGCGCATTTGACCCTCATGAAGAGACCTGAACTGGGCGTTACTTTGACTAAACTCCACTGCTGGACATTGACGCACTActctaaatgtgtttttatggaTGCAGACACAATG GTTGTATCAAATATCGATGAGCTCTTTGAGCGGGAAGAGTTGTCTGCTGCACCAGATCCTGGCTGGCCAGACTGTTTCAATtctggtgtgtttgtgtttcgGCCCTCTAAGGAAACTTATGATCAACTCTTAACATTCTGTTCAGAGAAGGGGAGTTTTGATG GAGGGGACCAGGGAATTCTGAACAGCTTCTTCAGCAACTGGGCTACAGCAGACATTTCCAAGCATCTTCCCTTTATTTACAATCTAAGCAGTATAGCGATCTACTCTTATCTTCCAGCATTTAAGCA GTATGGTAGCAATGCCAAGGTGGTCCATTTCCTGGGAAGAGTTAAGCCATGGAATTACAGTTATGACTCAAAGACAAAAAGTGTCCATGGTGACTTCCAGGAGTCGTCTACACTCCATCCAGACTTCCTGGCTATGTGGTGGAGCATCTTCTCCACCTCTGTAATCCCCTTGCTTACAGAGAAAGGAGTTTTGAAGCCATCAGAGACTGGATGCCAAGCG GATGCAATAACTGAGGGAGTGTCCCAAATTCGAGTCACTCCCTCCCCTCCACCCATTTCCTCCGAGGAACGGAAGCAGAGGTGGGAACAGGGGCAAGCAGACTACATGGGAGAGGACTCTTTTGAAAATATACAGAAGAAGCTCGACTCCTTCTTAAAGTAA